The Pseudomonas nunensis genome includes the window CGCCCGACCCGTTGTCGGCTGACTCCTTTCGCCGGTTCTACGGGGACATCCTGCATTACCTGCGCAAACGCACGGATAACCCCAGCGACGCGGCGGACATGACCCAGGATGTGTTCACCCAATGGCTCGACTACGGCGACCGCGCCAAGGTCGAACAACCACGGGCATTTCTGTTCCAGATGGCACGTAACCTGCTGCGCGATCACTGGCGTCGGCAGAAGGTGCGACACATCGTGCAGGCCCATCACGAGGAAGACCCGGAACCCGTTTCCGAAGACCAGCATGACCCGTTGGCCG containing:
- a CDS encoding RNA polymerase sigma factor, yielding MPRLTPDPLSADSFRRFYGDILHYLRKRTDNPSDAADMTQDVFTQWLDYGDRAKVEQPRAFLFQMARNLLRDHWRRQKVRHIVQAHHEEDPEPVSEDQHDPLAGAQRLQRLEQLKGVLAELSPRRREALMLHRFEGLSQAQIAERMGISLSMVEKHIAFALLHCKQRLDHNNGTEQPE